A single region of the Oenococcus kitaharae DSM 17330 genome encodes:
- the mreC gene encoding rod shape-determining protein MreC — MRFNGKKILITIASIIVAVGLIVGSSVFYGRASGIPVIQRFASDMAAFFGRGVSAPTSVLSRSTNSLTQLFKTYEENQHLVKRVDRIAADQIRIQTLEKENKELKANLKLKNSLTDYQTVSAVVISRTPSSWNSQLIINQGINAGIKKNAPILDSRGLIGKVSQVSNTSSKVTLISNMTADADRFPVQVNSGSTTINGVISGYNRSSDQLILDELSTQSTIKKGSLVQTSGLGGILPKGLYVGRVASVRDDAYGVAKQIYIRPAADLSDISSVLAVTQVGGE, encoded by the coding sequence TATTGTGGGCTCAAGTGTCTTTTACGGCAGAGCTAGCGGTATTCCGGTGATACAGCGTTTCGCCTCGGATATGGCGGCTTTTTTTGGTCGCGGTGTTTCAGCACCAACCAGTGTCTTGAGCCGATCAACAAATTCATTAACACAACTATTTAAGACTTATGAAGAAAACCAGCATTTGGTTAAAAGAGTTGACCGCATTGCGGCTGATCAAATTCGGATTCAGACCTTGGAAAAAGAAAATAAGGAACTGAAGGCCAATTTAAAACTGAAAAATTCACTGACTGATTATCAGACTGTGAGCGCCGTTGTTATCAGCCGCACACCCAGCAGCTGGAATTCACAGTTGATTATTAATCAAGGTATTAATGCCGGCATTAAAAAGAATGCGCCTATCCTGGATTCTCGGGGATTGATCGGCAAAGTGAGTCAAGTGTCGAATACAAGCAGTAAAGTGACGCTTATTTCGAATATGACGGCTGATGCTGATCGTTTTCCAGTACAGGTCAACAGCGGCAGCACAACGATTAACGGTGTCATTTCTGGCTATAACCGCAGTAGTGATCAACTGATTTTAGATGAGCTCAGCACGCAATCAACGATTAAAAAAGGCAGTTTGGTGCAGACATCGGGACTTGGCGGCATCCTGCCTAAGGGTTTATACGTTGGCCGAGTTGCGAGCGTACGTGATGATGCTTATGGCGTTGCCAAACAAATTTATATTCGTCCCGCCGCCGATCTATCCGATATTTCCAGCGTTCTCGCGGTCACTCAGGTA